One window of the Leucobacter komagatae genome contains the following:
- a CDS encoding ribonuclease H family protein yields the protein MTLIAAADGSALGNPGPAGWAWIIDGDRWRAGGWPRATNNQGELMAVLDLLHATAEVTEPLLVQCDSQYVINSVTQWMPGWKRRGWRKADGKPVLNRELLEALDQALVGRDVKFEWVKGHAGHPLNEAADDRARAAAEAYSRGAEPNRGPGFVGAGPTPEVAVEGARTAEAPPTLF from the coding sequence ATGACTCTTATCGCGGCAGCAGACGGTTCGGCACTCGGTAACCCTGGCCCGGCCGGCTGGGCGTGGATCATCGATGGCGACCGCTGGCGCGCAGGCGGCTGGCCTCGGGCAACGAACAACCAGGGCGAGCTCATGGCCGTCCTTGACCTACTGCACGCCACGGCGGAGGTCACGGAGCCGCTGCTCGTGCAGTGCGACAGCCAGTACGTCATCAACTCGGTCACGCAGTGGATGCCGGGCTGGAAGCGCCGCGGCTGGCGCAAGGCCGACGGCAAGCCGGTGCTGAACCGAGAGCTGCTTGAGGCGCTCGACCAGGCACTCGTCGGGCGCGACGTGAAGTTCGAGTGGGTGAAGGGCCACGCGGGCCACCCGCTGAACGAGGCGGCTGACGATCGCGCCCGCGCTGCGGCCGAGGCGTACTCTCGCGGAGCCGAGCCCAACCGGGGCCCGGGCTTTGTGGGCGCCGGCCCGACCCCCGAGGTCGCCGTCGAGGGCGCGCGCACGGCCGAGGCCCCTCCCACGCTCTTCTAG
- a CDS encoding transglycosylase SLT domain-containing protein, translated as MSTQTTRPTRPWMRLRAPLAVAAVAVLLGGAAVAPLTLTDASANADLVPASLNERLFQEFVPNANPADDFVLPEVPIEKLPDPKPEPKPEPTKTESSTSQDAVEAPAALPRFEGGGSPAEWMAAAGIAESDWSYVDFIAQKESGWNPNATNPSSGACGLIQALPCSKVPGSGYNPVDNLRWANGYATDRYGSWAGAYQFWTANHWW; from the coding sequence GTGAGTACTCAGACAACACGCCCCACCCGCCCCTGGATGCGCCTGCGAGCGCCGCTAGCGGTCGCGGCAGTAGCTGTGCTCCTAGGCGGCGCAGCGGTTGCGCCGCTGACTCTGACGGATGCCAGCGCTAACGCCGACCTCGTCCCAGCCTCGCTGAACGAGCGGCTCTTCCAGGAGTTCGTGCCGAACGCGAATCCCGCGGACGATTTTGTGCTGCCTGAGGTGCCGATCGAGAAGCTCCCGGACCCGAAGCCAGAGCCCAAGCCTGAGCCGACGAAGACCGAGTCATCGACGTCGCAGGATGCCGTCGAGGCTCCCGCCGCGCTGCCCCGATTCGAGGGAGGCGGCTCGCCGGCGGAGTGGATGGCCGCGGCTGGCATCGCAGAGAGCGACTGGAGCTACGTCGACTTCATTGCGCAGAAGGAGAGCGGCTGGAACCCGAACGCGACCAACCCGTCGTCGGGCGCGTGCGGTCTCATTCAAGCGCTGCCCTGCAGCAAGGTTCCCGGCAGCGGATACAATCCAGTCGATAACCTGCGCTGGGCAAACGGCTACGCGACCGACCGCTACGGCAGCTGGGCAGGCGCGTACCAGTTCTGGACAGCAAACCACTGGTGGTAG
- a CDS encoding DivIVA domain-containing protein has protein sequence MSHATEHESPFPLTTGRERGYKPQQVDEFLDRARSAYEEGGAPALTAEDVRNLAFKMQRKGYSPRHVDAALDRLEDVFFERERRSIVREHGEDEWWREARSLLSEVRGRIGRPRGKRFKRRGVFALGYRRSQVDAFLDRIGAMFANREISVTPGEVREVVFHPEWRGYDEAQVDALLDALVDIILSTR, from the coding sequence GTGAGCCACGCAACAGAACACGAGAGCCCGTTTCCGCTGACCACCGGGCGTGAGCGCGGCTACAAGCCTCAGCAGGTTGACGAGTTCCTTGACCGCGCTCGCTCGGCGTATGAAGAGGGCGGCGCGCCCGCGCTCACCGCCGAGGACGTGCGTAACCTCGCGTTCAAGATGCAGCGCAAGGGCTACTCGCCCCGTCACGTCGACGCCGCGCTCGACAGGCTCGAGGACGTGTTCTTCGAGCGTGAGCGGCGTTCGATTGTCCGTGAGCACGGGGAGGACGAGTGGTGGCGTGAAGCACGCAGCCTGCTCTCCGAGGTGCGGGGGAGGATCGGGCGCCCGCGGGGCAAGCGTTTTAAACGGCGCGGTGTTTTCGCCCTCGGTTACCGGCGCTCGCAGGTCGACGCCTTCCTCGACCGCATCGGTGCCATGTTCGCCAACCGTGAGATCTCGGTGACGCCGGGGGAGGTTCGCGAGGTTGTCTTTCACCCCGAGTGGCGCGGTTACGACGAGGCACAGGTTGACGCTCTGCTCGACGCGCTTGTCGACATCATTCTTTCAACCCGGTAA
- a CDS encoding phosphatidate cytidylyltransferase, whose translation MTGGGRREEIRAHLDSTRAQLEATNAKIEKKAGRNLFLAIGVGLGLAAVFLGSLLFVEALFVWFVAAIVGVAVVELATAFRVAGRRVPRIGVVVSGLGMVAAAYYYGAEGLLLSLFAASALLTIWRIIEGLAARTPVEPKTLIRDIFSGLFTLVYVPFLASFAILLLDSPNGRWWVFALVLIAVSVDIGAYAAGVTLGKHKMTPRISPNKTWEGFAGAAVAAMIAGVGITVAALDQPWWIGLIFGALVLLTATGGDLTESLIKRDLNVKDMSNWIPGHGGLLDRLDSLLPSTVVAYGLALTLGVLA comes from the coding sequence ATGACAGGGGGAGGGCGGCGCGAGGAGATTCGAGCACATCTCGATTCGACTCGCGCCCAGCTCGAGGCGACGAACGCCAAGATCGAGAAGAAGGCCGGGCGGAATCTCTTCCTCGCGATCGGCGTTGGCCTTGGGCTCGCTGCTGTATTTCTCGGCAGCCTGCTGTTCGTTGAAGCGCTGTTCGTGTGGTTCGTCGCCGCGATTGTCGGCGTCGCCGTCGTAGAGCTCGCGACCGCGTTCCGCGTGGCCGGCCGCCGCGTGCCCCGCATTGGGGTCGTGGTGAGCGGTCTTGGGATGGTCGCGGCCGCCTACTACTACGGCGCTGAGGGCCTCCTGCTGAGCCTGTTCGCAGCCTCAGCCCTCCTCACCATCTGGCGCATCATTGAGGGTCTCGCAGCGCGCACTCCCGTTGAACCCAAGACCCTCATTCGCGACATTTTTTCGGGGCTCTTCACACTCGTGTACGTGCCCTTCCTCGCAAGCTTCGCGATCCTGCTTTTGGATTCGCCGAACGGCCGCTGGTGGGTCTTCGCGCTCGTGCTCATTGCGGTGTCGGTCGACATCGGCGCGTATGCCGCCGGTGTGACGCTCGGCAAGCACAAGATGACGCCGCGCATCAGCCCAAACAAGACGTGGGAGGGTTTCGCCGGGGCCGCCGTCGCCGCGATGATCGCGGGCGTCGGTATCACCGTCGCCGCGCTCGATCAGCCGTGGTGGATCGGCCTGATCTTTGGCGCGCTCGTCCTGCTGACAGCGACCGGAGGCGACCTCACGGAGTCGCTCATTAAGCGCGATCTGAATGTCAAGGATATGAGCAATTGGATCCCGGGCCACGGCGGCCTGCTCGACCGACTCGATTCGCTTTTGCCATCTACCGTCGTGGCCTATGGCCTCGCACTCACACTGGGGGTACTCGCGTGA
- the frr gene encoding ribosome recycling factor, protein MIEEVFADAKDRMTKAVESAKESFATVRTGRANPALLQNLMVDYYGTPTPLPQLASVANQDARSLIITPYDKGAMKAIEQAIRDMHNLGANPTNDGNVVRVTLPELTEERRKEFVKIVKTRAEDARVAVRNVRRSAKDDLDALKSEVGEDDVARAEKELEVLTKQFTDQVDDAFKRKEAELLEV, encoded by the coding sequence GTGATCGAAGAAGTCTTTGCAGACGCGAAGGATCGAATGACCAAGGCGGTTGAATCCGCGAAGGAGTCGTTCGCGACGGTGCGTACCGGCCGTGCGAACCCTGCGCTCCTTCAGAACCTCATGGTTGACTACTACGGAACGCCGACGCCGCTCCCGCAGCTCGCCTCGGTCGCGAACCAGGATGCGCGTAGCCTTATCATCACCCCCTATGACAAGGGCGCGATGAAGGCGATTGAGCAGGCAATCCGCGATATGCACAATCTCGGTGCGAACCCGACAAACGACGGCAATGTCGTGCGCGTCACGCTTCCCGAGCTCACGGAGGAGCGCCGCAAGGAGTTCGTCAAGATCGTGAAGACTCGCGCTGAGGACGCGCGCGTCGCGGTCCGCAACGTGCGTCGCAGTGCGAAAGACGATCTCGACGCGCTGAAGAGCGAGGTCGGCGAGGACGATGTCGCTCGCGCCGAGAAGGAGCTTGAGGTGCTGACCAAGCAGTTCACCGACCAGGTGGACGATGCCTTCAAGCGTAAAGAAGCAGAGCTCCTGGAAGTCTGA
- the pyrH gene encoding UMP kinase, which yields MSDQSNRKRRVLLKLSGEAFGGGTLGVNPDVVSQIAREIAASMDQTEVAIVVGGGNFFRGAELSQRGMDRARADYMGMLGTVMNALALQDFLEQAGVETRVQSAITMTQVAETYIPLRAIRHMEKGRVVIFGAGAGLPYFSTDTVSAQRALEIEADEVLVAKNGVDGVYTADPAVDPSATLITDITYNEALVKGLKVVDSTAFSLCMDNGMPMRVFGMEPAGNVTAALRGEKLGTLVHR from the coding sequence ATGTCCGATCAGAGCAATCGTAAGCGCAGGGTACTGCTCAAGCTGTCGGGCGAGGCGTTTGGCGGGGGCACCCTCGGCGTGAACCCCGACGTCGTGAGCCAGATCGCTCGCGAGATCGCCGCATCGATGGACCAGACCGAGGTTGCCATCGTCGTTGGCGGCGGCAATTTCTTCCGCGGGGCAGAGCTCTCGCAGCGCGGCATGGACCGCGCCCGCGCCGACTACATGGGCATGCTCGGCACGGTCATGAACGCACTCGCGCTCCAGGATTTCCTCGAGCAGGCGGGCGTCGAGACGCGCGTGCAGTCAGCGATTACGATGACGCAGGTCGCTGAGACCTACATCCCGCTCCGCGCGATCCGCCACATGGAGAAGGGGCGCGTCGTGATCTTCGGAGCGGGTGCAGGCCTGCCCTACTTCTCGACCGATACGGTCTCGGCGCAGCGCGCACTCGAGATCGAGGCCGACGAGGTGCTCGTCGCGAAGAACGGCGTCGACGGCGTCTACACCGCAGACCCAGCGGTCGATCCGAGCGCGACCCTCATTACCGACATTACGTACAATGAGGCGCTCGTCAAGGGGCTCAAGGTTGTCGACTCGACAGCGTTCAGCCTGTGCATGGATAACGGCATGCCGATGCGCGTATTCGGCATGGAACCGGCGGGCAATGTGACGGCCGCCCTCCGTGGCGAGAAGCTCGGCACGCTCGTTCACCGCTAA
- the tsf gene encoding translation elongation factor Ts, whose product MAAVSMAAVKELRERLGAGMVDSKNALVEAEGDIEKAIEILRLKGLKGVAKRGDREASEGLVAAKQSEGAATIIELVCETDFVAKNEKFLALSEQVLDALVAAGAKNAEEGLAAPAGDKTVGELITDEAAIIGERIELRRVDRIEAPGTAVYLHRTSKDLPPQIGVVVGFEGDDEKAALSIAQHISFAEPVYVNRDEVPEADVDKERDIVTEISKNEGKPEAALPKIIEGRLNAFFKQVVLNEQVHALDADKRDVSKVAEAAGIKVTGFSRCKVGA is encoded by the coding sequence ATGGCTGCAGTAAGCATGGCCGCTGTGAAGGAGCTGCGCGAGCGCCTCGGCGCCGGCATGGTCGACAGCAAGAACGCACTCGTTGAAGCCGAGGGCGACATCGAGAAGGCAATCGAGATTCTTCGTCTCAAGGGCCTCAAGGGCGTCGCGAAGCGCGGCGACCGCGAGGCGAGCGAAGGCCTCGTCGCCGCAAAGCAGAGCGAGGGCGCTGCAACGATCATCGAGCTCGTGTGCGAGACCGACTTCGTTGCGAAGAACGAGAAGTTCCTCGCCCTCTCGGAGCAGGTTCTCGACGCACTCGTCGCCGCAGGTGCAAAGAACGCTGAGGAGGGCCTCGCTGCCCCCGCAGGTGACAAGACCGTTGGCGAACTCATCACCGATGAGGCCGCGATCATCGGCGAGCGCATCGAGCTCCGCCGCGTTGACCGCATCGAGGCTCCCGGCACCGCTGTCTACCTGCACCGCACCTCGAAGGATCTGCCCCCGCAGATCGGCGTTGTCGTCGGGTTCGAGGGCGACGACGAGAAGGCTGCGCTCAGCATCGCTCAGCACATCTCGTTCGCTGAGCCGGTGTACGTGAACCGCGACGAGGTCCCCGAGGCCGACGTCGACAAGGAGCGCGACATCGTCACCGAGATCTCGAAGAACGAGGGCAAGCCCGAGGCTGCGCTCCCGAAGATCATTGAGGGCCGCCTGAACGCGTTCTTCAAGCAGGTCGTTCTCAACGAGCAGGTGCACGCACTCGACGCTGACAAGCGCGACGTGTCGAAGGTTGCTGAGGCAGCCGGCATCAAGGTGACCGGCTTCAGCCGCTGCAAGGTCGGCGCCTAA
- the rpsB gene encoding 30S ribosomal protein S2, which yields MAVVTMRQLLDSGVHFGHQTRRWNPKMKRFIFTERSGIYIIDLQQSLTYIDSAYEFVKNTVARGGTILFVGTKKQAQEAIAEQSTRVNQPYVNQRWLGGLLTNFQTVTGRLERMKELEQLDFEGGTTGFTKKELLLKKRELDKLQKTLGGIRNMTKTPSALWVVDTKKEHLAIDEAKKLGIPVIGILDTNCDPDEVTYPIPGNDDAIRSVALLTRVIADAAAEGLMERHQKPAEGEAAAEPLAEWEVELLNADKAEAPAAEATEAPAAEAAEATEAPAADAAEAPAAE from the coding sequence ATGGCCGTTGTAACCATGCGCCAGCTGCTCGACAGCGGCGTTCACTTTGGTCACCAGACCCGCCGCTGGAACCCGAAGATGAAGCGCTTCATCTTCACCGAGCGCTCGGGCATCTACATCATCGACCTGCAGCAGTCGCTCACCTACATCGACTCGGCTTACGAGTTCGTGAAGAACACCGTCGCTCGCGGCGGCACCATCCTCTTCGTTGGCACCAAGAAGCAGGCTCAGGAGGCGATTGCTGAGCAGTCGACTCGCGTGAACCAGCCCTACGTGAACCAGCGCTGGCTCGGTGGCCTCCTCACCAACTTCCAGACCGTCACCGGCCGTCTGGAGCGCATGAAGGAGCTCGAGCAGCTCGACTTCGAGGGTGGCACCACTGGCTTCACCAAGAAGGAGCTCCTCCTCAAGAAGCGCGAGCTCGACAAGCTGCAGAAGACCCTCGGTGGTATCCGCAACATGACCAAGACGCCTTCGGCTCTCTGGGTTGTTGACACCAAGAAGGAGCACCTCGCAATCGACGAGGCGAAGAAGCTGGGTATCCCGGTTATCGGCATCCTCGACACGAACTGCGACCCTGACGAGGTCACCTACCCGATCCCGGGTAACGACGACGCAATCCGCTCGGTTGCGCTGCTCACCCGCGTGATCGCTGACGCAGCTGCTGAGGGCCTCATGGAGCGCCACCAGAAGCCTGCTGAGGGCGAGGCAGCTGCTGAGCCGCTCGCTGAGTGGGAAGTTGAGCTCCTCAACGCCGACAAGGCTGAGGCGCCCGCAGCAGAGGCAACTGAGGCTCCCGCAGCCGAGGCAGCTGAAGCGACCGAGGCCCCCGCTGCTGACGCAGCTGAGGCTCCCGCCGCCGAGTAA
- a CDS encoding YraN family protein — translation MNDALHTPNTAAPAAPAVPAVPAAPAAPAAPSGGSHNQRLGSLGERIAERQLVATGLSTLERNWRCRYGELDLIMKDGDTFVAVEVKTRSGTGYGSPLEAITPRKAARLRRLLLEWSTVTGNRARPLRVDAVGVTFGSPGGAPQVTHLRAVA, via the coding sequence ATGAACGACGCACTGCACACACCCAATACGGCAGCCCCGGCGGCCCCGGCCGTCCCGGCCGTCCCGGCCGCCCCGGCCGCCCCGGCGGCCCCGAGTGGCGGGTCACACAATCAGCGGCTCGGTTCGCTCGGAGAACGCATCGCTGAGCGCCAGCTCGTTGCGACCGGGCTCAGCACCCTCGAGCGCAACTGGCGGTGCCGCTACGGCGAGCTCGACCTCATCATGAAAGACGGCGACACGTTTGTGGCGGTCGAGGTCAAGACGCGAAGCGGCACCGGCTACGGCTCGCCGCTCGAGGCCATCACCCCGCGCAAGGCGGCTCGGCTCCGCAGACTGCTCCTCGAATGGAGCACCGTCACCGGCAACCGAGCCCGCCCACTTCGGGTCGACGCGGTCGGGGTGACCTTCGGTTCCCCTGGAGGCGCACCCCAAGTCACTCACCTGCGAGCAGTGGCGTGA
- a CDS encoding ATP-binding protein encodes MSGVCQAAAIALTGLEGTTVMVEAAVTRQLPGMAIIGLPDAALAEAKQRVRTASAQAGFPLTERFVVINLAPASLPKQGSGFDLAIALAALAASRKLPADRLTDTAHIGELGLDGGLRRPVGLLSSVVAARTLGFTRVMVPAESGEEARLVPGVEVIEASSLGGAVAWHRREPGDWSDRAGPVLDRALPPPGDSGHVPDMAEVIGQPEAVEAMVIAAAGRHHVSLIGPPGSGKTLLATRLPTILPDLSSPESLVASSIASLSGSPLSSLVVRPPFESPHHTASSAAIVGSGDSRGIRPGAISRATYGVLFLDDAITGKYNRENQR; translated from the coding sequence GTGAGCGGCGTATGCCAGGCCGCGGCCATTGCGCTCACCGGGCTCGAGGGCACGACGGTGATGGTCGAGGCAGCGGTCACTCGACAGCTTCCAGGCATGGCGATCATTGGGCTACCGGACGCCGCGTTGGCAGAGGCAAAGCAGCGCGTGCGAACCGCGTCAGCCCAGGCGGGCTTCCCGCTCACCGAGCGGTTTGTCGTCATCAACCTCGCGCCCGCGTCGCTGCCGAAACAGGGATCGGGGTTCGACCTGGCGATCGCGCTCGCCGCACTCGCTGCCTCGCGCAAGCTGCCCGCAGACAGGCTGACCGACACGGCGCACATCGGCGAGCTTGGGCTCGACGGCGGGCTGCGCCGCCCCGTCGGGCTCCTCAGCTCGGTTGTGGCGGCACGCACGCTGGGATTCACACGGGTCATGGTGCCAGCCGAGAGCGGCGAGGAAGCAAGACTCGTTCCTGGCGTCGAAGTGATCGAAGCATCTTCGCTTGGCGGCGCAGTGGCCTGGCACAGGCGGGAGCCGGGAGACTGGAGCGACCGCGCCGGCCCGGTTCTCGACCGGGCTCTCCCGCCGCCAGGTGACAGCGGTCATGTCCCCGACATGGCGGAGGTCATCGGGCAGCCGGAAGCGGTCGAGGCAATGGTCATCGCCGCCGCGGGGAGGCACCATGTCTCCCTCATCGGCCCGCCGGGCTCCGGCAAGACGCTACTCGCGACCAGGCTACCCACGATCCTTCCCGACCTGTCCTCGCCGGAGTCACTCGTGGCGAGCAGCATCGCGTCCCTCAGCGGGTCACCGCTCAGTTCGCTCGTGGTGCGCCCACCGTTCGAGAGCCCGCACCACACGGCATCGTCGGCCGCAATCGTGGGCAGCGGTGACTCGCGTGGCATCCGGCCGGGTGCGATCTCACGAGCGACATACGGTGTGCTGTTTCTCGACGATGCAATCACGGGTAAATACAACCGTGAGAATCAGCGGTGA
- a CDS encoding bifunctional DNA primase/polymerase, whose translation MMSASNQIPEVTNERGFLDAALWYAAAGYRVHPLRPASKRPILEEWQNAASSERSEVADWWSGQHKGRNIGVVTGEANRLLVIDVDAKNGVNGMASLSEWERASSIQLPESPIVLTPSGGRHLWFRLDQSCKSPVGWLPGVDVRADGGYVAAAPSMVWNSFQDSSMSKSEPYAAFYALTKGALNSLPLAPEALVAAINRDGGRFHANAGNDGSRIAGKNLPHLSEFLKEGFKPGQRDNDCYRLACSLWRQFWGDDDTVEYLIREVWERTPQVPDEFTWREAFAKLNGARAYVAQQINAEQAAAARMMGGHQ comes from the coding sequence ATGATGAGCGCAAGTAATCAGATCCCAGAGGTCACCAACGAGCGCGGCTTCCTAGATGCGGCGCTTTGGTACGCGGCGGCGGGCTATCGAGTGCATCCACTCCGCCCAGCGTCAAAGCGGCCGATCCTTGAAGAATGGCAGAACGCCGCGAGCAGTGAGCGTTCCGAGGTCGCTGACTGGTGGAGCGGTCAGCACAAGGGGCGCAACATCGGCGTGGTCACTGGGGAAGCGAATCGGCTGCTTGTGATCGATGTGGACGCCAAGAACGGCGTGAACGGCATGGCCTCACTCAGCGAGTGGGAACGCGCATCGAGCATCCAATTGCCGGAGTCTCCTATCGTGCTGACGCCCTCAGGCGGGCGGCATCTTTGGTTCCGGCTGGATCAGTCGTGCAAGAGTCCAGTGGGCTGGCTTCCAGGCGTCGATGTTCGCGCAGATGGTGGCTACGTTGCGGCAGCGCCGTCGATGGTGTGGAACTCATTCCAAGATTCCAGCATGAGCAAGTCGGAACCATATGCGGCCTTCTACGCGCTCACGAAGGGCGCGCTGAATAGTCTTCCGTTGGCACCAGAAGCGCTTGTCGCGGCGATCAATCGTGACGGCGGTCGATTCCATGCGAACGCCGGAAACGATGGTTCAAGGATCGCCGGGAAGAATCTTCCCCACCTATCTGAATTCCTCAAGGAAGGGTTCAAGCCAGGTCAGCGCGACAACGACTGCTATCGGCTGGCGTGTTCACTGTGGCGGCAATTTTGGGGTGACGACGATACGGTCGAATACCTCATTCGTGAAGTGTGGGAGCGCACTCCACAGGTGCCGGATGAGTTCACATGGAGAGAAGCCTTCGCGAAGCTGAACGGCGCACGCGCCTATGTGGCGCAGCAGATCAATGCTGAACAGGCGGCTGCGGCGCGCATGATGGGAGGCCACCAGTGA
- a CDS encoding DNA primase family protein gives MTVRFVPIGDSDDDGAPGQLIDAPPSPRADRKLSSHLRIAKRFASEYRDQFIFVKGIGWHYWKGTHFELSERGEVEQALHSLIEDQWMEAMSDAALQRDFKAAQTASGGRGVLEIASTLEIFAFTVKDVDADPYLLNLANGTYDLRTGQLQPHSPENRLTKVARGAYDPGASALAWQKFLNRSMPDPELRAYLQRYVGVALLGKVIEHTLLVLLGQGRNGKGVFYGAISHALGDYAKTPDPEIFMKNAGTHPTGQMDLFGARWAVVSETSGGRQLAADTVKRLTGGDKIAARKMRQDFVEFDPSHTAVLVTNHLPKVSGGDMALWERLKIVPFDAVIPEHERDPHLGEQLQLEADGILAWAIQGWSDYQRGGGLRTPEKVRFVTEEYRTDADEIANFIADSCWADPSGYVVKKRLHEAWEVWRSIQTSGVQAIGRLDFYKSVERAGYTVIKVAGNQQAFAGIVLK, from the coding sequence GTGACTGTGAGGTTTGTCCCCATCGGTGACAGCGACGATGACGGTGCGCCAGGCCAGTTGATCGACGCGCCTCCTTCGCCACGTGCGGACAGGAAGCTGTCGAGCCACCTTCGGATTGCGAAGCGGTTTGCGTCAGAGTATCGAGACCAGTTCATCTTCGTGAAAGGCATCGGTTGGCACTATTGGAAGGGCACCCACTTTGAGCTGTCGGAGCGTGGCGAGGTCGAGCAGGCTCTTCACTCTCTGATCGAGGATCAATGGATGGAGGCGATGTCAGACGCAGCATTACAGCGGGACTTCAAAGCGGCACAGACGGCGAGCGGTGGGCGCGGCGTGCTGGAGATTGCGAGCACTCTCGAGATCTTCGCGTTCACGGTGAAGGATGTTGACGCAGACCCCTATCTCCTCAACTTAGCGAATGGCACATACGATCTGAGGACGGGGCAGCTTCAACCTCATTCACCAGAGAATCGCCTCACGAAGGTTGCTCGCGGCGCATACGATCCAGGCGCTTCAGCGCTTGCATGGCAGAAGTTCCTCAACAGGTCGATGCCAGATCCAGAGTTGCGCGCCTATCTGCAACGTTATGTCGGTGTGGCGCTGCTCGGGAAAGTGATCGAGCACACGCTGCTGGTGCTGCTTGGGCAAGGGCGCAACGGCAAGGGCGTCTTCTATGGGGCGATCAGTCACGCGCTGGGCGACTACGCGAAGACCCCAGACCCAGAGATCTTCATGAAGAATGCGGGCACCCACCCTACAGGCCAGATGGATCTGTTCGGGGCGCGATGGGCTGTCGTGTCGGAGACGTCAGGCGGTAGGCAGCTTGCGGCTGACACGGTGAAGCGGCTGACAGGCGGTGACAAGATCGCTGCGAGGAAGATGCGGCAAGACTTCGTTGAGTTCGATCCATCTCATACTGCGGTGCTCGTAACCAACCATCTCCCAAAGGTTTCAGGCGGAGATATGGCGCTATGGGAACGGTTAAAGATCGTGCCCTTTGATGCGGTGATCCCAGAGCACGAACGTGACCCCCATCTAGGAGAACAACTCCAGCTTGAGGCAGACGGCATTCTCGCGTGGGCCATTCAAGGATGGAGCGATTACCAGCGCGGCGGCGGTCTGCGTACGCCAGAGAAGGTGCGGTTCGTGACGGAAGAGTATCGAACAGATGCGGACGAGATCGCGAACTTCATTGCGGACAGCTGCTGGGCTGATCCTTCAGGGTACGTGGTGAAGAAGCGGCTTCACGAGGCATGGGAAGTATGGCGGTCGATACAGACCAGCGGCGTGCAGGCGATCGGCCGATTGGACTTCTACAAGTCGGTTGAGCGCGCGGGCTACACGGTCATCAAGGTTGCAGGTAACCAGCAGGCGTTCGCGGGCATCGTGCTGAAGTAG
- a CDS encoding recombinase family protein produces the protein MRVIGYLRVSTLGQEYGIEAQRAAIAAEAERCGWQVEWVEDAGRSGKDIDRPGITYALTQLRSGVADALVVSKLDRLSRSLADFARMLETASKQGWGVVAIDLGIDTTTPTGELVANIMAAVSRWERRMIGQRTKEGLAEAKRRGVKVGRPRSVSPEARDRIVQMRREGLSYGAIAKALNDDCVPLPAGGHFWFASSVRSAINNL, from the coding sequence ATGCGGGTCATCGGCTATCTTCGAGTGTCCACACTCGGCCAGGAGTATGGCATCGAGGCTCAGCGCGCGGCGATTGCAGCAGAAGCGGAACGGTGTGGCTGGCAGGTCGAATGGGTCGAGGACGCGGGGCGCTCGGGCAAGGACATCGACAGGCCAGGCATTACCTACGCGCTGACTCAGTTGAGGAGCGGTGTTGCGGATGCGCTGGTGGTGTCGAAGCTCGACCGGCTGAGCAGATCCTTGGCCGACTTCGCGCGCATGCTTGAGACGGCCAGCAAGCAAGGCTGGGGCGTCGTAGCTATCGACCTCGGCATCGACACCACCACGCCCACCGGCGAACTGGTCGCGAACATCATGGCGGCGGTCTCACGGTGGGAACGACGCATGATCGGCCAGCGCACGAAGGAAGGTCTCGCGGAAGCGAAACGTCGCGGCGTGAAGGTCGGTAGACCGCGCTCAGTATCACCAGAAGCCAGGGATCGCATAGTTCAGATGCGGCGTGAGGGTTTGTCCTACGGCGCGATTGCGAAGGCTCTCAATGACGATTGCGTTCCGCTACCCGCTGGTGGTCACTTCTGGTTCGCCAGTTCCGTCCGTTCCGCTATCAATAACCTCTGA
- a CDS encoding helix-turn-helix domain-containing protein, whose product MQRTTDLERQQRKEFGARLRELRKERGLSQEGLAHEAELDRSYVGQVERGERNISLDNIYRFSRALGISPADLFTPGPR is encoded by the coding sequence GTGCAACGAACGACCGATCTTGAGCGCCAGCAGCGCAAGGAGTTCGGCGCACGACTTCGCGAACTCCGCAAAGAACGCGGTCTCAGCCAAGAGGGTCTGGCTCACGAGGCCGAGCTTGACCGTAGCTACGTCGGCCAGGTGGAACGCGGTGAGCGCAACATCAGCTTGGACAATATCTACCGTTTCTCGCGCGCACTGGGGATCAGCCCAGCTGACCTCTTTACCCCTGGTCCCAGGTAG